A window from Chryseobacterium vaccae encodes these proteins:
- a CDS encoding ferredoxin reductase domain-containing protein — translation MNKLDIFMGIVLLKTKIAAHTYHLKIQSSDFLQQGNTAEFFFSNPYYDPQSKVHQYPFWNYEPVYHTADFAVHTFSEETSQWIKAVQEGDTVFFRQISDASEADETGEHYFLIGDVTSLSRLYEINRTLSVSKTVSSLIYAEQDEELFPDLDHSFPLNFFISKPVKPEKVIEHIRYHFPENAKNTIAYILGNASVTEVVSRYIRKDPSFRILKIY, via the coding sequence ATGAACAAATTAGATATTTTCATGGGAATTGTCCTGCTGAAAACTAAAATTGCAGCCCATACCTATCATTTAAAAATACAAAGTTCAGACTTTTTACAGCAGGGAAATACGGCTGAATTTTTCTTTTCCAATCCTTATTATGATCCGCAAAGTAAAGTTCATCAATATCCTTTCTGGAATTACGAACCCGTTTACCACACCGCTGATTTTGCTGTCCACACCTTCTCAGAAGAAACCTCCCAATGGATAAAAGCCGTTCAGGAAGGAGATACTGTATTTTTCAGACAAATATCAGACGCATCTGAAGCTGACGAAACAGGGGAACATTATTTCCTGATTGGCGATGTGACTTCATTATCCCGGTTATATGAGATCAACAGGACGTTATCCGTAAGTAAAACGGTCAGCAGCCTGATCTATGCGGAACAGGATGAAGAGCTCTTCCCCGACCTGGATCACAGTTTTCCCTTGAATTTTTTCATTTCAAAGCCTGTTAAACCAGAAAAGGTTATTGAGCATATCCGGTATCATTTCCCGGAAAATGCAAAAAATACCATCGCTTATATTTTAGGGAATGCATCAGTTACAGAAGTTGTTTCCAGGTACATCAGAAAAGATCCCTCGTTCAGAATTTTGAAAATATATTGA
- a CDS encoding helix-turn-helix domain-containing protein translates to MNSHNSIDIDELKKTYFVWFEEDWKHDDILHSHQKGQLVYVESGFQYITIEGKIYLLPQNHAVWIPPGAVHKTNSHSEKIKLMIMFANAEPGRTFDQEINVFSVPPVLKGMIKYAEKWSKNQSIDPNEQIFLKALFNELPHFVEHAIKLHIGLPQDKRLTKAINYLHSHYREDIRIEDLSEISLLSLRTLERIFKKETGSTLNKYQQILRIIKSMELLSSGSLTISEIAYETGYKSVQSFTRSFLSVMQFRPSDFIKNMK, encoded by the coding sequence ATGAATTCTCATAACAGTATAGACATTGATGAATTGAAAAAAACGTATTTTGTGTGGTTTGAAGAAGACTGGAAACATGATGATATTCTTCATTCTCATCAGAAAGGGCAGCTCGTCTATGTAGAAAGCGGTTTCCAATATATTACGATTGAAGGGAAAATATATTTGCTTCCACAGAATCACGCGGTATGGATTCCTCCCGGTGCTGTTCACAAGACCAATTCGCATTCTGAGAAAATAAAACTGATGATTATGTTTGCCAATGCTGAACCGGGAAGAACTTTTGACCAGGAAATCAATGTTTTCTCCGTTCCTCCGGTTTTAAAGGGAATGATTAAGTATGCTGAAAAATGGTCAAAAAATCAATCAATTGATCCTAATGAACAGATTTTTCTCAAAGCACTTTTCAATGAACTTCCTCATTTTGTAGAACATGCTATAAAGCTTCATATTGGCCTTCCGCAGGATAAGCGTCTCACAAAAGCCATCAATTATCTCCACAGCCATTACCGGGAAGATATAAGAATAGAAGATCTTAGTGAGATTTCCCTGCTTTCTCTGCGTACTCTGGAACGCATCTTTAAAAAAGAAACAGGCAGTACTCTGAACAAATACCAACAAATCCTCCGGATTATTAAAAGTATGGAGCTGTTGAGCTCAGGAAGCCTTACCATTTCTGAAATTGCTTACGAAACAGGATATAAAAGCGTACAGTCTTTTACAAGAAGCTTTTTGTCTGTAATGCAGTTCCGGCCTTCTGATTTTATAAAAAATATGAAATAA
- a CDS encoding Na+/H+ antiporter gives MAELEKIIWISIILIVIISVKNRIKLTLPVLLVLAGLILSLTGLVPSIEMSPEMIFYVVLPPILFDAAWNTSVPDFKKEFSKISVLAVGLVFLTTTIIAFAVHSMIPGFSWPLAFILGAVVSPPDAVAATSITKNLPIPQKLVTILEGESLLNDASALIAYKCAVAAVTSGVFSFWDAGTQFITASLGGIIAGLLPGFLFLKLHRYFNDQSNAETFAVLLLPFAVYSMAEHLHCLGVLAVVTLGMFLSWNSFFIFSAGSRIQMGNFWEVIIFVLNGLVFLILGMQLPEIIADIPVSGLPVLIVYGFLIFIILVVIRLFILAVFPVFSDKIPENRHRFMNQTKKEYLILSWSGMRGVVSLAAALALPFHHSITIEQRSTLLFITFVVILFTLLIQGLTLPKLIRMIKPVAQNVQNEEILNRQLLEKSILFLRNFKSESAATQHALTKMTEKLEKEEKNILNTEKDSASTGDQAFLKKVYYDLELQLAGHQRKELIKSYHTGEFSLEVIRKKEWELDFWTATIHHEMETLSNSSISSVQ, from the coding sequence ATGGCAGAACTAGAAAAAATTATATGGATATCCATTATCTTAATCGTCATTATTTCGGTAAAAAACAGAATTAAACTGACGCTTCCTGTTCTGCTTGTATTGGCAGGACTTATACTCAGTCTTACAGGGCTGGTTCCCTCCATTGAAATGAGCCCGGAAATGATCTTTTATGTGGTATTGCCCCCAATTCTGTTTGATGCGGCCTGGAATACCTCAGTTCCGGATTTTAAAAAAGAATTTTCAAAAATATCTGTTCTGGCTGTAGGATTGGTATTTCTTACCACCACAATAATTGCTTTTGCCGTGCACAGCATGATTCCGGGATTTAGCTGGCCGCTCGCATTTATTCTCGGTGCTGTTGTTTCTCCTCCTGATGCAGTTGCCGCTACCAGTATCACAAAAAATCTTCCCATCCCTCAGAAACTGGTCACCATCCTTGAAGGAGAAAGCCTGCTGAATGATGCTTCAGCACTTATTGCCTATAAATGTGCCGTTGCAGCGGTTACCAGTGGAGTTTTCTCTTTCTGGGATGCAGGAACTCAGTTTATAACAGCAAGTCTGGGAGGGATCATAGCCGGACTGCTTCCCGGTTTCCTCTTTCTGAAACTTCACAGATATTTTAACGACCAGAGTAATGCGGAAACATTTGCTGTTCTGCTGTTGCCTTTTGCCGTATATAGCATGGCAGAACATTTACACTGCTTAGGAGTGCTGGCTGTTGTCACCCTTGGAATGTTTCTTTCTTGGAATTCATTTTTCATCTTCAGTGCAGGCAGCAGGATACAGATGGGGAATTTCTGGGAGGTGATCATTTTTGTATTGAATGGGTTGGTATTTCTTATCCTTGGAATGCAGCTGCCTGAGATAATAGCAGATATTCCGGTTTCCGGGCTGCCGGTTCTCATAGTATATGGATTTCTGATATTCATTATCCTCGTCGTCATCAGACTCTTTATTTTAGCTGTATTTCCCGTTTTTTCCGATAAGATTCCGGAAAATCGACACCGTTTTATGAACCAGACCAAAAAAGAATATCTTATTTTATCATGGTCGGGAATGAGGGGAGTGGTTTCGTTGGCAGCTGCATTAGCCCTGCCTTTTCATCATAGCATCACAATTGAACAGAGAAGTACACTCCTGTTCATCACTTTTGTTGTGATTCTTTTTACACTTTTGATACAGGGGCTTACCCTTCCGAAGCTCATCAGAATGATAAAACCTGTAGCACAGAACGTACAGAATGAAGAAATACTGAACAGACAGCTTCTCGAAAAATCAATCTTATTTCTGAGGAATTTTAAAAGCGAAAGTGCTGCTACACAGCATGCCCTGACAAAAATGACAGAAAAGCTGGAAAAAGAAGAAAAAAACATCCTTAACACTGAAAAAGATTCGGCCTCTACCGGAGATCAGGCTTTCCTTAAAAAAGTGTATTATGATCTGGAACTTCAGCTTGCCGGCCACCAGAGAAAAGAATTGATCAAAAGCTATCATACCGGCGAATTTTCCCTTGAAGTGATCCGTAAAAAAGAATGGGAACTGGATTTCTGGACGGCTACAATCCACCATGAAATGGAAACTCTGAGCAATAGTAGCATTTCTTCCGTTCAATGA
- a CDS encoding mannan-binding lectin: MSKFKINIVAGPLWSNDEAQKLGGRIAAAHLGKFTGQWSTIVEGAMSVIEVEYDTEPSGSTEYKMNVLAGPIWSNEDAKEVCPAICASYGGTWTGAWSTVVEGKMSVCECLFKF; this comes from the coding sequence ATGTCAAAATTTAAAATCAACATCGTTGCAGGTCCGCTTTGGAGCAACGACGAAGCCCAGAAACTAGGAGGCCGTATTGCTGCGGCTCATTTAGGAAAATTTACCGGACAATGGAGCACTATTGTTGAAGGTGCGATGAGTGTTATCGAAGTTGAATACGATACAGAGCCATCCGGAAGCACTGAGTATAAAATGAATGTTCTTGCAGGACCTATCTGGAGCAATGAAGATGCTAAAGAAGTTTGTCCTGCGATATGTGCTTCCTACGGCGGAACCTGGACAGGCGCCTGGAGCACTGTAGTTGAAGGAAAAATGAGCGTTTGTGAATGCTTATTTAAGTTCTAA
- a CDS encoding CusA/CzcA family heavy metal efflux RND transporter: protein MLNKIIEFSVKNKLIIALFTIGLILFGVYETTKLPIDAQPDITNNQVQVITTAPSYGAADIERLVTFPIEQATSNISGITELRSFSRFGLSLVTVVFDDNTDVYWARQQVQERLQLVQENIPEGIGKPELGPISTGLGEIFQYVVRAKKGYEHVYDETELRTIQDWVIRRQLLGTKGVADVSSFGGKLKQYEIAINPNKLQAFNININDVFAALEKNNQNTGGAYIEKKETVLFIRSEGLLGSKEDIGNIQVADTKEGIPVHIKDVASVKIGFATRYGAMTYNDTGEVSGAIVLMLKGENANEVIGNIKQRLEKIQESLPEGVVIEPFLDRAKMVNNTISTVKTNLMEGALIVVFILVLFLGNFRAGLLVASVIPLSMLFAIIMMNIFGVGGNLMSLGALDFGLIVDGAVIIVESVLHQLAHKKHFGKDNILSKKEMDAQVSGSAAKMVNSAVFGQIIILIVYLPIFTLQGIEGKMFKPMAQTVAFALVGAFLLSLTYIPMMSSLVLSRKKKVKDNISDKVMAKAEAGHQKLLIKALKYKKSIIFGVLVLFAGAVVTLSRMGGEFIPSLEEGDFAVEMRILQGSNINETKKITTQAAGILLKEFPEIEKVVTKIGSAEIPTEPMPMDAGDMIIVLKPKKDWTSAKSFPELSEKMSKSLQVIPGLTTGFQFPVQMRFNELMTGARQDVVCKIYGEDLDSLAVYAKKLGSIINTVKGAQDLYLEPVVGAPQVVIDYNRAELSRYNISVAEINRVINMAFAGQTAGALYEGERKFDIVVRMDNEHKKDISSIQNLLVPTPSGEQIPLSQLARVELKNSPNQIQREDTKRRIVVGFNVRGRDVQSIVEELQQKADKSLKLSSGYTISYGGAFENLNEAKARLGIAVPISLVMIFLLLFFAFGSVKHSLLIYTAIPLSAIGGVYFLALRGMPFSISAGVGFIALFGVAVLNGIVLISEFNRLKNNGIQNTSRIVLMGTRIRLRPVLMTAFVASLGFLPMALSNGAGAEVQRPLATVVIGGLMLATLLTLFVLPILYVLFEHINKSKMKFSKKVNYKKLSVFALLLSFGGVSAQETITFEQALEKAYQQNGTLKSSKLMSDYQEKLKASYLDIPQLELSGAVGQIQGQETDNSFTISQRFSFPTVYSKRKQLLNAEWNASIINQKLTKNQLTKEVSDVFYRILTLQEKKKVLEYISGLYNQFSEKASLRLKKGEANILEESTAVLQKEQAGIQLNSLENDLNIAKLQLQLLLQSEIPYQPVADKVLMGVNLQLSDDQVKQHPELQYLQQQIKAGEAEVQLEKSRLLPELMIGYTNQSMKNINNSRFNSVQVGVGIPVFTKGQRALTKAAEAKIVVTENQYQRKEIELKNRLSQQISNYMNLEKIIENYEQKQLPKSETILNAARKQMEVGEIDYLDWVILVNQAVKIKADYIDQLEKLNQTGAELNFLISK from the coding sequence ATGTTAAATAAAATTATTGAGTTTTCTGTAAAGAATAAACTCATCATTGCTCTTTTTACCATCGGGCTTATCCTTTTTGGGGTTTATGAAACTACGAAGCTTCCTATCGATGCTCAGCCGGATATCACCAACAACCAGGTACAGGTCATTACCACAGCCCCGTCTTACGGAGCTGCAGATATTGAAAGGCTGGTAACATTTCCTATCGAACAGGCTACAAGCAATATCAGCGGAATTACCGAGCTGCGAAGTTTTTCACGTTTCGGACTGTCTCTGGTAACTGTAGTTTTTGATGATAATACAGATGTTTACTGGGCACGCCAGCAGGTACAGGAACGTCTTCAGCTTGTTCAGGAAAATATTCCGGAAGGGATTGGAAAACCGGAACTGGGACCTATCTCAACAGGTCTTGGTGAAATTTTCCAGTATGTTGTACGGGCTAAAAAAGGTTACGAACATGTATATGATGAAACAGAACTCAGAACCATTCAGGACTGGGTAATCAGACGTCAGCTTTTAGGAACAAAAGGAGTGGCAGATGTCAGCAGCTTTGGAGGAAAACTGAAACAGTATGAGATTGCTATCAATCCTAATAAACTTCAGGCCTTCAATATTAATATTAATGATGTATTTGCAGCGCTGGAAAAGAATAACCAGAATACGGGTGGCGCTTATATTGAGAAAAAAGAAACTGTACTTTTTATCCGTAGTGAAGGACTTTTAGGGAGTAAGGAAGATATCGGAAATATTCAGGTGGCAGATACGAAAGAAGGAATTCCGGTACACATTAAAGACGTAGCATCCGTAAAAATCGGATTTGCAACCCGGTATGGTGCGATGACCTACAATGACACAGGAGAAGTTTCCGGAGCAATTGTCCTGATGCTGAAAGGTGAAAATGCCAATGAAGTGATCGGGAATATTAAGCAGAGGCTTGAAAAGATTCAGGAGTCACTTCCCGAAGGAGTAGTAATAGAACCTTTCCTTGACCGTGCAAAAATGGTAAACAATACCATCAGTACTGTAAAAACAAACTTAATGGAAGGGGCCTTGATCGTTGTTTTCATTCTCGTTCTGTTTTTAGGAAACTTCAGGGCAGGACTGTTGGTAGCGTCGGTGATCCCTTTATCCATGCTTTTTGCCATTATTATGATGAATATTTTCGGAGTAGGAGGCAACCTGATGAGCCTCGGTGCTCTTGACTTCGGACTCATCGTGGACGGGGCCGTCATCATTGTGGAATCTGTACTTCACCAGCTCGCGCATAAAAAACATTTCGGAAAAGATAATATTCTCAGCAAAAAAGAAATGGATGCCCAGGTTTCCGGTTCTGCTGCGAAAATGGTGAACAGTGCTGTTTTCGGACAGATTATCATCCTGATTGTATATCTTCCGATCTTTACATTACAGGGAATTGAAGGCAAAATGTTCAAACCTATGGCACAGACTGTTGCATTTGCCCTGGTTGGTGCGTTTCTTCTTTCATTAACGTATATTCCGATGATGAGCTCCCTGGTACTGAGCAGAAAGAAAAAAGTAAAAGATAATATTTCAGATAAGGTAATGGCCAAAGCAGAGGCTGGTCATCAGAAACTCCTGATCAAAGCCCTTAAATATAAAAAATCAATCATTTTTGGGGTATTGGTTCTTTTTGCGGGTGCTGTTGTTACACTTTCCAGGATGGGAGGAGAATTTATTCCGTCATTAGAAGAAGGTGATTTTGCCGTTGAAATGAGGATTCTTCAGGGCAGTAATATCAATGAAACCAAAAAAATAACTACGCAGGCCGCCGGAATTTTATTAAAGGAATTTCCCGAAATAGAAAAAGTAGTTACCAAGATCGGAAGTGCCGAGATTCCTACAGAACCAATGCCAATGGACGCCGGAGATATGATCATTGTTTTAAAGCCTAAAAAAGACTGGACCTCTGCAAAATCTTTCCCAGAGCTTTCTGAAAAAATGAGTAAATCCCTTCAGGTTATTCCGGGGCTTACTACAGGATTTCAATTCCCCGTACAGATGCGTTTTAATGAGCTGATGACCGGAGCACGCCAGGACGTGGTATGCAAAATCTACGGTGAAGACCTGGACAGTCTTGCGGTTTATGCGAAAAAGCTGGGAAGTATTATCAATACGGTAAAAGGAGCTCAGGATCTTTATCTGGAACCTGTTGTAGGAGCCCCACAGGTCGTTATTGATTATAACCGGGCAGAACTTTCCCGTTACAATATTTCTGTGGCAGAAATCAACAGGGTGATCAATATGGCTTTTGCAGGGCAGACAGCCGGAGCCTTGTATGAAGGAGAAAGGAAGTTTGATATCGTCGTGCGTATGGATAATGAGCATAAGAAAGATATTTCAAGCATTCAGAATCTTTTGGTTCCTACGCCTTCCGGTGAACAGATTCCTTTGTCTCAACTGGCCAGAGTGGAACTGAAAAACAGCCCTAATCAGATCCAGAGAGAAGATACCAAGAGAAGAATTGTGGTAGGATTCAATGTACGCGGAAGAGATGTTCAGAGCATTGTGGAAGAGCTTCAGCAGAAAGCAGATAAAAGTCTTAAACTCTCATCAGGATACACGATCTCTTATGGTGGTGCTTTTGAAAATCTGAATGAGGCCAAAGCAAGACTGGGAATTGCTGTTCCGATTTCCCTGGTTATGATTTTCCTGCTGCTGTTCTTTGCGTTCGGTTCGGTAAAACACAGTCTTCTGATTTATACAGCTATTCCATTATCGGCGATTGGCGGAGTTTATTTTCTTGCTTTAAGAGGAATGCCGTTCAGCATCAGTGCCGGAGTTGGATTTATCGCACTTTTCGGGGTTGCTGTACTTAACGGAATCGTTTTAATATCAGAATTCAACCGCTTAAAAAACAATGGAATACAGAATACAAGCAGAATTGTACTGATGGGAACGAGAATTAGGTTGCGTCCGGTTCTGATGACCGCTTTTGTAGCTTCCCTGGGGTTTCTTCCGATGGCATTAAGCAATGGGGCAGGTGCAGAAGTACAACGGCCATTGGCAACCGTAGTGATCGGTGGTCTTATGCTGGCGACACTCCTTACCTTATTTGTCCTGCCTATTCTTTACGTCCTGTTTGAACATATTAATAAAAGTAAAATGAAATTTTCAAAAAAAGTAAACTATAAAAAGCTGTCTGTATTCGCCTTACTTCTTTCATTTGGGGGAGTCAGTGCTCAGGAGACCATTACTTTTGAGCAGGCTCTGGAAAAGGCCTATCAGCAGAACGGAACTTTAAAGAGTTCAAAATTAATGTCTGATTATCAGGAAAAGCTGAAAGCCAGTTACCTTGATATTCCACAGCTTGAACTTTCCGGAGCTGTAGGACAGATTCAGGGGCAGGAAACTGATAACTCGTTTACCATATCACAGAGGTTCAGCTTTCCGACCGTGTATTCAAAAAGAAAACAGCTTTTGAATGCGGAATGGAATGCCAGTATAATCAATCAGAAACTTACAAAAAATCAGCTTACAAAAGAAGTTTCTGATGTATTTTACAGGATTTTAACTCTTCAGGAAAAAAAGAAAGTCCTGGAATACATCAGCGGTCTGTATAATCAATTTTCAGAAAAAGCAAGTCTGAGACTGAAGAAGGGAGAAGCCAATATCCTGGAAGAATCAACAGCTGTCTTACAGAAAGAACAGGCCGGAATACAGCTGAATTCCCTTGAAAACGATCTGAATATCGCCAAACTACAGCTTCAGTTACTCCTTCAGTCCGAAATACCTTATCAGCCGGTAGCAGATAAAGTGCTGATGGGTGTAAATCTTCAGCTTTCCGATGACCAGGTAAAGCAGCATCCTGAACTGCAATATCTTCAACAACAGATTAAAGCCGGTGAAGCTGAAGTTCAGCTGGAAAAGAGCAGACTTTTGCCCGAACTTATGATTGGATATACCAACCAAAGCATGAAAAACATCAATAACAGCCGTTTTAATTCTGTTCAGGTGGGTGTGGGAATTCCTGTATTTACTAAAGGTCAGCGGGCCCTGACTAAGGCTGCCGAAGCTAAAATCGTTGTTACCGAAAATCAGTATCAGCGTAAAGAAATTGAGCTTAAAAACAGGCTTTCACAGCAGATCAGTAATTATATGAACCTGGAAAAGATCATTGAAAACTATGAACAGAAACAGCTTCCTAAATCCGAAACGATTCTGAATGCTGCGCGGAAGCAGATGGAGGTCGGGGAAATCGATTATCTGGATTGGGTAATTTTAGTCAACCAGGCTGTTAAAATCAAAGCAGATTATATCGACCAGCTGGAAAAGCTGAACCAAACCGGAGCGGAACTTAATTTCTTAATTTCAAAATAA
- a CDS encoding MFS transporter codes for MSTTLEKGQTLSFYQAAAPIIISVFGVYLTIGTALGVLPEFVQKNLGFDSIMIGLVIGLQSLSTLLTRAYSGKITDTKGAKNSKMTGVILAVIAGIAYVLAVSFQKNPALALSFLLLARIIHGVGESFLVTGALTWGIGLAGPSNSGKVMTWNGIAMYAGIAIGAPLGIWISKGYGDFPAFMLIILLPFVSWIATMKLPSIPVDKDHVRTPFYKVIGAISGQGISLAFSSMAFGCIASFIALFFTERNWGDASLAFMTFGACYVLTRIFFASFPDKYGGFRIAFISLIIEVIGQLLIWTSASRTGAVIGCGLTGVGFSLVFPALGVLAIQKVKPQMRGTALGAYVAFVDLSLGLAGPVAGIVATGFSYQTVYLFGGVSCVLSLIILMLNKK; via the coding sequence ATGAGTACAACATTAGAAAAAGGACAGACCCTCAGCTTCTATCAGGCCGCCGCACCCATCATTATATCGGTGTTCGGGGTTTACCTTACCATTGGAACAGCATTAGGTGTGCTGCCGGAGTTTGTTCAGAAGAATCTGGGCTTTGACAGTATTATGATAGGTCTTGTTATCGGGCTGCAGTCATTGTCAACTCTTTTAACACGGGCTTATTCCGGAAAGATCACAGATACAAAAGGAGCCAAGAACAGCAAAATGACAGGGGTAATCCTGGCTGTTATCGCTGGAATCGCTTATGTGCTGGCTGTATCATTTCAGAAAAATCCGGCATTGGCACTTTCGTTTCTGCTGCTGGCAAGAATTATTCATGGGGTAGGTGAAAGCTTTCTGGTTACTGGCGCTTTAACTTGGGGAATAGGTTTGGCAGGACCCTCCAATTCAGGAAAAGTAATGACATGGAACGGAATTGCCATGTACGCCGGGATTGCTATCGGGGCTCCGTTGGGTATCTGGATCAGTAAAGGATATGGCGATTTCCCAGCATTTATGCTTATTATTCTGCTACCTTTTGTAAGCTGGATCGCGACCATGAAATTACCTTCAATCCCAGTGGATAAAGATCACGTGAGAACCCCTTTCTATAAAGTTATCGGAGCTATTTCCGGGCAGGGGATCAGTCTGGCGTTTTCTTCCATGGCATTTGGATGTATCGCTTCTTTTATTGCTTTATTCTTCACAGAAAGGAACTGGGGTGATGCTTCTCTGGCTTTCATGACTTTTGGAGCCTGTTATGTTCTTACCCGGATCTTTTTTGCTTCTTTTCCAGATAAATACGGGGGCTTTAGAATTGCATTCATTTCTCTTATCATCGAGGTAATCGGACAGCTTCTGATCTGGACATCCGCTTCCAGAACAGGTGCAGTTATCGGATGTGGATTAACGGGAGTAGGATTTTCACTGGTTTTTCCGGCATTGGGAGTATTGGCCATTCAAAAAGTAAAACCACAGATGAGAGGAACAGCTTTGGGTGCTTATGTAGCTTTTGTAGATCTTTCACTGGGGCTTGCCGGTCCCGTTGCAGGGATTGTTGCCACTGGATTTAGTTATCAGACCGTGTATTTGTTTGGGGGAGTCAGCTGTGTTCTTTCTTTAATCATCCTCATGTTGAATAAAAAATAA
- a CDS encoding CynX/NimT family MFS transporter, with protein MKSETRKNASYALMIINVLVVILVSSNLRSPIISVAPVLGDIRDAMKLDNFQVSLLTSIPLFMFATCSVLVSRFSHQFSISRFLMYSLIILSFGLFLRITGSVWMLFLGSVFIGLGICIGNVVTPGYVKNNFPKQIGLMTGIFAVAMNLTAALASGFSVKIGEWTGFGWRGSLGIWLVIAGLGLFVLILELIFNKKNPDQTKAALSNSDFNMFKSAQAWNISIFMGLQSLFYYCMVAWLPSFLSDYHMQGDSTGWVLFVIQITMIPITFCSPIIANKMKDQRILIVLICVLMLISTMMFAWLQSQWIYVNAVIIGISNGLSFSLSILFFSTRTKSSANAVKISGMAQSVGYLIAAFGPPVFGKLHDWDVSWKSSFYFLSFAVVLMFYFGMKAARHKYVED; from the coding sequence ATGAAAAGTGAAACAAGAAAGAATGCGTCTTACGCCCTGATGATCATTAATGTACTTGTTGTCATATTGGTTTCCAGCAACCTCAGGTCTCCTATCATTTCGGTAGCTCCGGTACTGGGTGATATACGGGATGCAATGAAGCTGGATAATTTCCAGGTAAGCCTTCTTACTTCTATTCCCTTATTTATGTTTGCTACGTGTTCTGTATTGGTGAGCCGTTTTTCGCACCAATTCAGTATCAGCCGTTTTTTGATGTATTCACTGATTATTTTGAGTTTCGGGCTGTTTCTGCGCATTACAGGATCTGTCTGGATGTTATTTCTGGGCTCTGTGTTTATCGGACTGGGAATTTGTATCGGAAATGTGGTAACACCGGGGTATGTTAAGAATAATTTTCCAAAGCAAATTGGTTTAATGACCGGTATTTTTGCTGTAGCAATGAATCTTACGGCGGCCCTGGCTTCAGGGTTCAGTGTGAAAATTGGTGAATGGACGGGATTCGGATGGCGTGGTTCTCTGGGAATATGGCTGGTTATTGCCGGTTTGGGACTATTTGTACTTATCCTGGAGCTTATTTTTAATAAAAAAAATCCGGATCAGACAAAAGCAGCATTAAGCAATTCAGATTTTAATATGTTCAAATCTGCTCAGGCATGGAATATCAGTATATTCATGGGATTACAGTCATTATTTTATTATTGTATGGTGGCGTGGCTTCCTTCATTCCTTAGCGATTATCATATGCAGGGAGACAGTACAGGCTGGGTACTTTTTGTAATCCAGATCACCATGATTCCTATTACGTTCTGCAGTCCTATCATTGCCAATAAGATGAAAGATCAGAGAATATTGATTGTATTAATCTGTGTTCTGATGCTGATCAGCACAATGATGTTTGCATGGCTTCAATCACAATGGATCTATGTGAATGCGGTAATTATCGGCATTTCTAATGGTTTATCTTTCAGTTTGTCTATCCTGTTTTTTTCAACAAGAACAAAAAGCAGCGCCAATGCGGTGAAAATATCCGGAATGGCTCAGTCTGTAGGCTACCTGATTGCTGCATTTGGACCTCCGGTTTTCGGAAAACTACATGACTGGGATGTTTCGTGGAAAAGTTCTTTCTATTTTTTAAGCTTTGCAGTTGTTCTCATGTTTTATTTTGGAATGAAGGCTGCAAGACATAAATATGTTGAGGATTAA
- a CDS encoding siderophore-interacting protein yields the protein MPPNSIKTEKIRSKFTVKGKKFLTPHFIRVAFEIDDQQEELLTYVKSGSNNKLFIPAKSLISSDEKRIKADWEFITRTYTNRKIDLENRELLIDFVAHGDNGPASAWALTAVPGETLEVGMKQSSRPLVPDADFYLFIGDATALPVICAIVEELPSYVTAKVLLEVYGKEDEMILCSAADVSVHWLHNAEPEKGSILADTARNIDLPGGILKKYIYAAAEYSTIKAIKDYFKTELNWDPYGLYTCSYWKSGQSEEEGKP from the coding sequence ATGCCCCCAAATTCTATAAAAACAGAAAAAATACGTTCTAAGTTTACTGTTAAAGGTAAAAAATTCCTGACCCCTCATTTTATCCGCGTGGCTTTTGAAATTGATGATCAGCAGGAAGAATTGCTGACTTATGTAAAATCGGGCTCCAATAATAAACTTTTTATTCCCGCAAAATCATTAATATCATCAGACGAAAAGCGAATCAAAGCTGATTGGGAGTTTATCACAAGAACTTATACCAATCGTAAAATTGATCTGGAAAACAGAGAGCTGTTGATTGATTTTGTCGCTCACGGAGACAACGGACCGGCCTCAGCATGGGCTTTAACAGCTGTTCCCGGTGAAACACTTGAAGTAGGAATGAAGCAAAGTTCCAGGCCGTTGGTTCCAGATGCCGATTTCTATCTGTTCATAGGTGATGCAACAGCCCTTCCGGTGATCTGTGCCATTGTAGAAGAACTTCCGTCTTACGTTACGGCAAAAGTACTGTTGGAAGTATACGGAAAAGAAGATGAAATGATCCTGTGTTCTGCCGCGGATGTATCTGTACACTGGCTGCATAATGCAGAACCTGAAAAAGGGAGCATACTTGCAGATACAGCCAGAAATATTGACCTTCCCGGAGGAATACTGAAAAAATACATCTACGCCGCCGCAGAATATTCCACAATAAAAGCGATTAAAGACTATTTCAAAACAGAATTGAACTGGGATCCTTATGGATTATACACCTGTTCATATTGGAAATCCGGACAGTCTGAAGAGGAAGGGAAACCGTAA